The proteins below come from a single Asanoa ferruginea genomic window:
- a CDS encoding purine-cytosine permease family protein, whose amino-acid sequence MSSSTAVAAPTTAEAGRTLGFRDTTGLFGSLGVSLLLPVAATFAVLPGRPLWVTVLAIVVGAVIGSVLLGLGAAAGAREGAPTMVLLRGLLGRRLSYLPTVLNLAQCVGWATFEIFIMASAAAKVLHAPKWPFVLLAGVAATLMALRPLGAVRLLARYAIWAALIAGAYLFVEVLRADPQPLTGEGGSFWTAVDVVIAMPVSWFPMVADYTRYTRGGRAAFAGTSIGYGAATIACFVLGVLALSAYGAGGLDVVDALLAVPLGAVALAVLLVVEVDEAFANVYSTAVSANNIVERIDRRVLVVAVGTLATLLALAVDIVSYEPFLFLIGAVFVPLVGVFAIAYFVLPRGRWNVSATAPGRPWLLLPWAAGFVAYQLTLPTFFPDAGRQWTDWWLARQQDLGIDPANGFSASLVSLAVAAVLTALMLLPGRLRSAR is encoded by the coding sequence GTGTCCTCTTCCACCGCCGTCGCGGCGCCGACCACGGCCGAGGCCGGCCGGACCCTCGGCTTCCGCGACACCACCGGGCTCTTCGGCAGCCTCGGCGTCAGCCTGCTCCTGCCGGTCGCGGCCACCTTCGCGGTGCTGCCGGGCCGGCCGCTGTGGGTCACCGTGCTGGCCATCGTGGTCGGCGCCGTCATCGGCTCGGTCCTGCTCGGCCTCGGCGCCGCCGCCGGTGCCCGGGAAGGCGCGCCGACCATGGTCCTGCTCCGCGGGCTGCTCGGCCGCCGGCTGTCCTACCTGCCCACCGTGCTCAACCTGGCGCAGTGCGTGGGCTGGGCGACGTTCGAGATCTTCATCATGGCCTCGGCCGCGGCCAAGGTGCTGCACGCACCGAAGTGGCCGTTCGTGCTGCTCGCGGGCGTCGCCGCCACCCTGATGGCGCTGCGGCCGCTGGGCGCCGTCCGGCTGCTGGCCCGCTACGCGATCTGGGCCGCCCTGATCGCCGGCGCCTATCTGTTCGTCGAGGTGCTGCGCGCCGACCCGCAACCGCTGACCGGCGAGGGCGGCTCGTTCTGGACCGCGGTCGACGTGGTCATCGCGATGCCCGTCTCCTGGTTCCCGATGGTCGCCGACTACACGCGCTACACCCGCGGCGGCCGGGCCGCCTTCGCCGGCACCTCGATCGGGTACGGCGCCGCGACCATCGCCTGCTTCGTGCTGGGTGTCCTGGCGCTGTCCGCCTACGGCGCCGGCGGGCTCGACGTGGTCGACGCGCTGCTCGCCGTGCCGCTGGGCGCGGTGGCGCTGGCCGTGCTGCTCGTCGTCGAGGTCGACGAGGCGTTCGCCAACGTCTACTCGACGGCGGTGTCGGCCAACAACATCGTCGAGCGGATCGACCGCCGGGTCCTCGTGGTCGCCGTCGGCACCCTCGCCACGCTGCTCGCGCTGGCCGTCGACATCGTCTCCTACGAGCCGTTCCTGTTCCTGATCGGCGCGGTCTTCGTGCCGCTGGTGGGGGTGTTCGCGATCGCCTACTTCGTGCTGCCGCGCGGCCGCTGGAACGTCTCCGCGACCGCGCCGGGCCGGCCCTGGCTGCTGCTGCCCTGGGCGGCCGGGTTCGTCGCCTACCAGCTCACCCTGCCGACGTTCTTCCCGGACGCCGGTCGACAGTGGACGGACTGGTGGCTGGCGCGACAGCAGGACCTCGGCATCGATCCCGCCAACGGCTTCTCCGCCTCGCTGGTCAGCCTCGCGGTCGCCGCTGTGCTGACCGCCCTGATGCTGCTGCCGGGCCGGCTGCGGAGCGCCCGATGA
- a CDS encoding MFS transporter, whose translation MPAASAVHSGVGFRSERGPVLAAVMLSTALVAIDSTIIATAVPSVVDDIGGFSQFPWLFSIYLLAQAVTVPVYGKLADLFGRKPVILWGIGVFLVGSLLCGFATSMAMLIVFRVVQGLGAGAIAPATVTIVGDLYTVEERAKVQGYVASVWGISSVVGPTLGGVFSEYVSWRWIFFVNLPLCVLAGWMIMHSYHERRTPARPVIDYPGAVLLTAGLTLVILGVLEGGQAWAWDSTASIGILGAGALLLAAFLLVERRSSEPVLPLWVFRRRLLVSSGVVSAGAGAVLLGLSSYVPTYAQVVIGVGPLVAGLALAALTLGWPIAASQSGRVYLRFGFRACAMTGSAIIVVGAALLLLLDGDTSVWQVGATSLVIGFGMGLTVSPTLIASQSSVGWKERGVVTANNMFLRSMGSALGTAVFGAVANATLRGSDADPAKLVPAVHHVFIGVLAVAVVIAVAAALLPRRAAPVLETA comes from the coding sequence GTGCCTGCTGCCTCCGCCGTACACAGTGGCGTCGGGTTCCGGTCCGAACGCGGACCGGTCCTCGCCGCGGTGATGCTCTCCACCGCCCTGGTCGCCATCGACTCGACCATCATCGCGACCGCCGTCCCGTCGGTGGTCGACGACATCGGCGGATTCAGCCAGTTCCCCTGGCTGTTCTCGATCTACCTGCTGGCCCAGGCGGTCACCGTTCCGGTCTACGGCAAGCTGGCCGATCTGTTCGGCCGCAAGCCGGTGATCCTGTGGGGCATCGGGGTCTTCCTGGTGGGCTCGCTGCTCTGCGGTTTCGCGACCAGCATGGCCATGCTGATCGTCTTCCGGGTCGTGCAGGGGCTCGGCGCCGGCGCCATCGCACCGGCCACCGTGACCATCGTCGGCGACCTCTACACGGTCGAAGAACGGGCCAAGGTGCAGGGGTACGTCGCCAGCGTGTGGGGCATCTCCTCGGTGGTCGGCCCGACTCTGGGCGGCGTCTTCAGCGAGTACGTCTCGTGGCGCTGGATCTTCTTCGTCAACCTGCCGCTCTGCGTGCTCGCCGGCTGGATGATCATGCACAGTTACCACGAGCGCCGGACGCCGGCCCGCCCGGTGATCGACTACCCGGGCGCGGTGCTGTTGACCGCCGGGCTGACCCTGGTGATCCTCGGCGTGCTGGAAGGCGGCCAGGCCTGGGCCTGGGACTCGACGGCCAGCATCGGGATCCTCGGCGCGGGCGCGTTGCTGCTCGCTGCCTTCCTGCTGGTCGAGCGGCGCAGCAGCGAGCCGGTGCTGCCGCTGTGGGTGTTCCGCCGCCGGCTGCTGGTGTCCAGCGGGGTGGTCTCGGCGGGCGCCGGCGCGGTGCTGTTGGGCCTGAGCTCCTACGTGCCGACGTACGCCCAGGTGGTGATCGGTGTCGGTCCGCTGGTGGCCGGGCTCGCGCTCGCCGCCCTGACGCTCGGCTGGCCGATCGCGGCCTCCCAGTCGGGCCGGGTCTACCTGCGGTTCGGCTTCCGCGCCTGCGCGATGACCGGGTCGGCGATCATCGTGGTCGGCGCGGCGTTGCTTCTGCTGCTCGACGGCGACACCAGCGTCTGGCAGGTCGGCGCGACCAGCCTGGTGATCGGCTTCGGGATGGGCCTCACGGTCAGCCCCACGCTGATCGCCTCCCAGTCCAGCGTCGGCTGGAAGGAGCGCGGCGTGGTCACCGCCAACAACATGTTCCTGCGGTCGATGGGCAGCGCGCTGGGCACCGCCGTGTTCGGCGCGGTCGCCAACGCCACGTTGCGCGGCAGCGACGCCGATCCCGCTAAGCTCGTGCCCGCCGTGCACCACGTCTTCATCGGCGTGCTGGCGGTCGCGGTCGTCATCGCGGTAGCGGCGGCGCTGCTGCCGCGCCGGGCCGCCCCGGTGCTCGAAACGGCCTGA
- the thiO gene encoding glycine oxidase ThiO: MTVLVAGGGLIGLAVAWRAARRGLAVTVVDEDPGSGASRAAAGMLAPLTEAAYGEDALRALSRESLARYPAFLADLAGDGGGTVRLRTAGTLEVGFDADDMVSLDRLHAYYVESGLPVERLTASQARRREPALSPRVRGALHAPSDHSIEPRALHAALLAAASTVGVHIVRSRIAALTVDNGRATGLRLADESQIAADQVVLALGAWSGTLPGAPPLPVRPVKGQILRLRGDDGLLAGTVRALVRGQHVYLVPYAEDRLVVGATSEERGFDPTVTAGAVHDLLRDAIEVVPGVAELELVETLARWRPGTPDNAPLLGPSALPGLVLATGHHRNGVLLTPATADAIADLLTGGTLPAYAAPFTSDGRDL; the protein is encoded by the coding sequence GTGACCGTGCTGGTTGCCGGTGGCGGGCTGATCGGGCTCGCGGTCGCCTGGCGCGCGGCCCGGCGCGGGCTGGCCGTGACGGTCGTCGACGAGGATCCCGGCAGCGGTGCGTCGCGGGCGGCTGCCGGGATGCTGGCCCCGCTCACCGAGGCGGCCTACGGGGAAGACGCGCTGCGCGCCCTGAGCCGGGAGTCGCTGGCCCGCTATCCGGCGTTCCTCGCCGACCTGGCCGGCGACGGCGGCGGGACCGTGCGGCTGCGTACCGCCGGAACGCTCGAGGTCGGCTTCGACGCCGACGACATGGTCTCGCTCGACCGGCTGCACGCCTACTACGTCGAGTCGGGCCTGCCGGTCGAACGGCTCACCGCCAGCCAGGCCCGGCGCCGCGAACCGGCGCTGAGCCCCCGGGTGCGCGGCGCGCTGCACGCACCCAGCGACCACTCGATCGAGCCCCGCGCGCTGCACGCCGCCCTGCTCGCCGCCGCGTCCACCGTTGGTGTCCACATCGTCCGGTCGAGGATCGCCGCCCTGACCGTCGACAACGGGCGCGCGACCGGTCTGCGGCTGGCCGACGAGTCCCAGATCGCAGCCGACCAGGTGGTGCTCGCGTTGGGCGCATGGAGTGGCACGCTGCCCGGCGCTCCCCCGCTGCCGGTCCGCCCGGTCAAGGGGCAGATCCTGCGGCTGCGCGGCGACGACGGCCTGCTCGCCGGCACGGTGCGGGCGCTGGTCCGCGGCCAGCACGTCTACCTGGTGCCCTACGCCGAGGACCGCCTCGTCGTCGGCGCGACCAGCGAGGAGCGCGGGTTCGACCCGACGGTCACCGCCGGCGCCGTCCACGACCTGCTCCGCGACGCCATCGAGGTGGTGCCCGGCGTCGCCGAGCTCGAGCTGGTCGAGACGCTGGCCCGGTGGCGCCCGGGCACCCCCGACAACGCACCGCTGCTCGGCCCGTCGGCGCTGCCCGGGCTGGTGCTGGCCACCGGCCACCACCGCAACGGCGTGCTGCTCACCCCGGCGACCGCGGACGCGATCGCCGACCTGCTGACCGGAGGGACGCTGCCCGCCTACGCGGCACCGTTCACCTCGGACGGGAGAGATCTATGA
- the thiS gene encoding sulfur carrier protein ThiS, with protein sequence MTLTVNGETVELDPAVTVAGLVEARTDQRRVAVARNGEVVPRGEWATTVLAEGDEVEILAAQAGG encoded by the coding sequence ATGACGCTGACCGTCAACGGCGAGACCGTCGAGCTGGACCCGGCGGTGACCGTGGCCGGGCTGGTCGAGGCGCGCACCGACCAGCGACGGGTCGCGGTGGCCCGCAACGGCGAGGTGGTGCCGCGCGGCGAGTGGGCGACCACCGTGCTGGCCGAGGGCGACGAGGTGGAGATCCTCGCCGCGCAGGCGGGCGGGTGA
- the thiE gene encoding thiamine phosphate synthase, with product MIGRLHVVTDAAGGRAALDAVRAALSGGAPVVQVRTKTGSDRERLAFAREVVVLCRAAGAQCIVNDRVDLALAARADGTHVGADDLPVEVVRRIAGPSHLVGGTARDPERAAELVAAGADYLGVGPAFATSTKDGLPDPIGPDGVAAVAAAVRVPVIAIGGLTAARVPLLRAAGAHGVAVVSAVSGAADPAAATRELLAALDAS from the coding sequence ATGATCGGGCGGTTGCACGTGGTCACCGACGCGGCCGGTGGCCGGGCGGCGCTCGACGCCGTGCGGGCCGCGCTGTCCGGCGGGGCGCCGGTGGTCCAGGTGCGCACCAAGACCGGCAGCGACCGGGAACGCCTGGCGTTCGCCCGGGAGGTGGTCGTGCTCTGCCGCGCGGCGGGCGCCCAGTGCATCGTCAACGACCGGGTCGACCTGGCCCTGGCCGCCCGCGCCGACGGCACCCACGTCGGCGCCGACGACCTGCCGGTCGAGGTGGTGCGCCGGATCGCCGGCCCGTCCCATCTGGTCGGCGGCACCGCGCGCGACCCGGAGCGGGCGGCGGAACTGGTCGCCGCGGGCGCCGACTACCTCGGCGTCGGCCCGGCGTTCGCCACGTCCACGAAGGACGGTCTGCCCGACCCGATCGGGCCCGACGGTGTCGCGGCCGTCGCCGCCGCCGTCCGGGTGCCGGTGATCGCGATCGGTGGGCTCACCGCCGCGCGGGTGCCGCTGCTGCGTGCCGCGGGGGCGCACGGGGTCGCGGTGGTGTCGGCGGTGTCCGGCGCGGCCGATCCGGCGGCGGCCACCCGGGAGCTGCTCGCCGCGCTGGACGCCTCGTGA
- a CDS encoding thiazole synthase, whose translation MTDDPFVLAGVTLPSRLLLGTGGVPSLDVLARAVTASGTALVTVALRRVEASAGGALADVLDRCGVRLLPNTAGCFTAREAVRTAKLAREAFDTDWVKLEVIGDERTLLPDPIELLDAAEQLVADGFQVLPYTNDDPITARRLADAGCVAVMPLGSPIGSGLGIRNPHNIALIRETVEVPVILDAGLGTASDAALAMELGCDAVLLASAVTRARDPERMALAMRYAVDAGRLAHRAGRIERRWHAQASTPNAGLAAL comes from the coding sequence ATGACCGACGACCCGTTTGTCCTCGCCGGGGTGACCCTGCCGTCCCGCCTGCTGCTCGGCACCGGCGGCGTGCCCAGCCTCGACGTGCTCGCCCGCGCCGTGACCGCGTCGGGCACCGCCCTGGTCACCGTCGCGTTGCGCCGGGTGGAGGCGTCGGCCGGCGGCGCGCTGGCCGACGTGCTGGACCGCTGCGGCGTCCGGCTGCTGCCCAACACCGCCGGCTGCTTCACCGCCCGCGAGGCGGTGCGCACGGCCAAACTGGCGCGCGAGGCGTTCGACACCGACTGGGTCAAGCTCGAGGTGATCGGCGACGAACGCACGTTGCTGCCCGACCCGATCGAGCTACTCGACGCGGCCGAACAGCTCGTCGCCGACGGCTTCCAGGTGCTGCCCTACACCAACGACGACCCGATCACCGCGCGCCGGCTCGCCGACGCCGGCTGCGTCGCCGTGATGCCACTGGGCTCGCCGATCGGCAGCGGGCTGGGCATCCGCAACCCGCACAACATCGCCCTGATCCGCGAAACCGTCGAGGTGCCGGTGATCCTCGACGCCGGGCTGGGCACCGCGTCGGATGCGGCCCTGGCGATGGAACTCGGCTGCGACGCGGTCCTGCTCGCCTCCGCGGTAACCCGGGCCCGCGACCCGGAGCGGATGGCGCTGGCCATGCGCTACGCGGTGGACGCCGGCCGCCTGGCCCACCGGGCCGGCCGCATCGAGCGGCGCTGGCACGCCCAGGCGTCGACGCCGAACGCGGGCCTGGCCGCCCTGTGA
- a CDS encoding MSMEG_6728 family protein — protein MQTFLPFPDFLRSAEVLDPPRLGKQRVENVQILRGLTVAGHGYRHHPAVKMWAGYEEALVRYGLIVADVWTATGRADTSAATLTTDLAAACGITEVRDVQALGAAGDLPPWLGDEAFHRSHQSALIRKDAALYGPIFGDVPPDLTYVWPASDRPNGCAPPS, from the coding sequence GTGCAGACGTTCCTGCCCTTCCCCGACTTCCTCCGGTCGGCCGAGGTGCTCGACCCGCCCCGGCTCGGCAAGCAACGGGTGGAGAACGTGCAGATCCTGCGCGGCCTCACCGTCGCCGGGCACGGCTACCGGCACCACCCCGCGGTCAAGATGTGGGCCGGGTACGAGGAGGCGCTGGTCCGCTACGGCCTGATCGTGGCCGACGTGTGGACGGCGACCGGCCGCGCCGACACCAGCGCCGCGACGCTGACCACCGACCTGGCCGCCGCGTGCGGCATCACCGAGGTCCGCGACGTGCAGGCGTTGGGCGCCGCCGGCGACCTGCCGCCCTGGCTGGGCGACGAGGCCTTCCACCGGTCACACCAGTCGGCGCTGATCCGCAAGGACGCCGCCCTCTACGGCCCGATCTTCGGCGACGTGCCGCCGGACCTGACCTATGTCTGGCCGGCGTCCGACCGGCCCAACGGCTGCGCTCCCCCGAGCTGA
- a CDS encoding glycoside hydrolase family 15 protein — protein sequence MVDEQRYLPIGEHGLIGNLRTVALVGTDGTIDWCCIPRFDSPSVFASILDRDKGGFFSLTTDVPANTRQFYFPDTNVLITRFLSEDGVAEIQDYMPVPADNAETDHHRLIRRVRCVRGELPFRAHIAPRFDYGLQPHTARQEGTRAIFESASLSLALNATAPFELVDGDVISSFRLKQGESEVFCLERADTANSVPYGNAEEAEEEFTATVAYWRRWLSQSRYRGRWREAVHRSALTLKLMTYAPTGAIVASPTTSLPERLGGSRNWDYRYVWVRDAAFCTYSLLRLGFTEEADAFMGFLAARVRESDADPEGPLQIMYRIDGSDTLSERLLDHFEGYEGSAPVRVGNDAVNQLQLDIYGALVDSIYLYNKWGQPISSGVWDGVTTFVEWVCKNWDQPDEGVWETRGGRRNFLYSRLMCWVAIERAIRVAHQRGLPADLVRWGAARDAIYHQIMDRFWDPDLKAFVQHRDGHVLDASVLMMPLSKFIAPSDPKWLSTLDLLGDTLVSDSLVYRYDPHLAPDGLEGEEGTMSICTFWYVEALSRAGQVDEARLAFEKMITYANHLGLYAEQLGPTGEHLGNFPQAFTHLALISAAFNIDRALG from the coding sequence ATGGTGGACGAGCAGCGATATCTCCCCATCGGCGAGCATGGCCTCATCGGCAACCTCAGGACCGTGGCCCTCGTCGGGACCGATGGCACCATCGACTGGTGCTGCATCCCGCGCTTCGACTCGCCGAGCGTGTTCGCCTCGATCCTCGACCGTGACAAGGGCGGCTTCTTCTCCCTGACCACAGACGTCCCGGCCAACACGCGGCAGTTCTACTTCCCCGACACCAACGTGCTGATCACCCGCTTCCTCTCGGAGGACGGCGTCGCCGAGATCCAGGACTACATGCCCGTGCCGGCCGACAACGCCGAGACCGACCACCACCGGCTGATCCGGCGGGTCCGGTGCGTACGCGGCGAACTGCCGTTCCGGGCGCACATCGCACCCCGCTTCGACTACGGGCTGCAACCGCACACGGCGCGCCAGGAGGGCACCCGGGCGATCTTCGAGTCGGCGTCGCTGAGCCTGGCGCTGAACGCGACCGCGCCCTTCGAGTTGGTCGACGGCGACGTGATCAGCTCGTTCCGGCTCAAGCAGGGCGAGTCGGAGGTGTTCTGCCTCGAGCGCGCCGACACCGCCAACTCGGTCCCCTACGGCAACGCCGAGGAGGCCGAGGAGGAGTTCACGGCGACCGTCGCCTACTGGCGGCGCTGGCTGTCGCAGTCGCGCTACCGCGGCCGGTGGCGCGAGGCGGTGCACCGCTCGGCGCTGACCCTCAAGCTGATGACCTACGCACCGACCGGCGCGATCGTCGCGTCGCCGACCACCAGCCTGCCGGAGCGCCTCGGCGGCAGCCGCAACTGGGACTACCGCTACGTCTGGGTCCGCGACGCGGCCTTCTGCACCTACTCGCTGCTGCGGCTCGGCTTCACCGAGGAGGCCGACGCGTTCATGGGCTTCCTCGCCGCCCGGGTGCGGGAGAGCGACGCCGATCCGGAAGGCCCGCTGCAGATCATGTATCGGATCGACGGCAGCGACACGCTCTCCGAGCGCCTGCTCGACCACTTCGAGGGCTACGAGGGCTCCGCGCCGGTGCGGGTCGGCAACGACGCGGTCAACCAGCTCCAACTCGACATCTACGGCGCGCTGGTCGACTCGATCTACCTCTACAACAAGTGGGGCCAGCCGATCTCCAGCGGCGTCTGGGACGGCGTGACCACGTTCGTCGAGTGGGTCTGCAAGAACTGGGACCAGCCCGACGAGGGTGTCTGGGAGACCCGCGGCGGGCGGCGCAACTTCCTCTACTCCCGGCTGATGTGCTGGGTCGCCATCGAGCGGGCGATCCGGGTCGCGCACCAGCGCGGGTTGCCGGCCGACCTGGTCCGCTGGGGAGCGGCCCGGGACGCCATCTACCACCAGATCATGGACCGGTTCTGGGACCCGGACCTGAAGGCGTTCGTGCAGCACCGCGACGGCCACGTGCTCGACGCGTCAGTGCTGATGATGCCGCTGTCGAAGTTCATCGCGCCGTCGGACCCGAAGTGGCTGAGCACCCTCGACCTGCTCGGCGACACGCTGGTCTCCGACTCCCTCGTCTACCGTTACGATCCCCACCTGGCGCCGGACGGCCTGGAGGGCGAAGAGGGCACGATGTCGATCTGCACGTTCTGGTATGTCGAGGCGCTGTCCCGCGCCGGCCAGGTCGACGAGGCCCGGCTCGCGTTCGAAAAGATGATCACGTACGCCAACCACCTCGGCCTGTACGCGGAGCAACTCGGCCCGACCGGCGAACACCTCGGCAACTTCCCGCAGGCGTTCACGCACCTGGCCCTGATCAGCGCGGCCTTCAACATCGACCGCGCCCTCGGCTGA
- a CDS encoding alpha/beta hydrolase family protein, producing MATNTAFSKGFFRDQGLDYQARGVLGRAVHGGSDVGEVLATLERISDHDSWRSAWAATATRVAGYAERSREQGDQVGAGSAYLRAANYWACAVESLSELDDEPALLLAFRAHRTAWDGFIDCADGAHVRVDVPYEGGTLPGFLLRPDASGARRPTLVITNGSDGSISGLWGNAVAGALRRGWNAFVYDGPGQQSMLFERKTSFRPDWEAVLTPVVDVLAGRADVDPAALTGYGVSQGGYWLPRALAFEHRLMAAVVDPGVVDVSTTWTGPLGKSMRGLLDKGDRAAFDRDLKFATAVPKLRRTLAFRSRPYKAASDWFDLFNEIREYKLTDETAAQISTPLLITDPEGEQFWPGQSKQLAELLGDRAHRVEFTAEEGANLHCQPLGRALTDERVFAWLERQLGGAQPLGRSDAGQT from the coding sequence ATGGCGACGAACACGGCGTTCTCGAAGGGCTTCTTCCGCGACCAGGGCCTCGACTACCAGGCCCGCGGCGTCCTCGGGCGGGCCGTGCACGGCGGCAGCGACGTCGGCGAGGTCCTCGCCACGCTCGAGCGGATCTCCGACCACGACAGCTGGCGGTCGGCCTGGGCGGCGACCGCGACCCGGGTCGCCGGCTATGCCGAGCGGTCGCGCGAGCAGGGCGACCAGGTCGGCGCCGGATCGGCCTACCTGCGGGCGGCCAACTACTGGGCCTGCGCCGTCGAATCGCTGTCCGAACTCGACGACGAACCGGCGCTGCTGCTGGCGTTCCGCGCCCATCGCACGGCCTGGGACGGCTTCATCGACTGCGCGGATGGCGCGCATGTCCGCGTCGACGTGCCCTACGAGGGCGGCACCCTGCCCGGCTTCCTGTTGCGGCCCGACGCGTCCGGCGCCCGGCGGCCGACCCTGGTGATCACCAACGGCAGCGACGGCTCGATCAGCGGCCTCTGGGGCAACGCCGTCGCCGGAGCGCTGCGGCGTGGCTGGAACGCGTTCGTCTACGACGGCCCGGGGCAGCAGTCGATGCTGTTCGAACGCAAGACCTCGTTCCGCCCCGACTGGGAGGCGGTCCTGACGCCGGTGGTCGACGTGCTGGCCGGCCGCGCCGACGTCGACCCGGCCGCGCTCACCGGCTACGGCGTCAGCCAGGGCGGCTACTGGCTGCCACGGGCGCTCGCCTTCGAACACCGCCTCATGGCGGCCGTGGTCGATCCCGGGGTCGTGGACGTGTCGACCACCTGGACCGGCCCGCTCGGCAAGAGCATGCGCGGCCTGCTCGACAAGGGCGACCGGGCCGCCTTCGACCGGGACCTGAAGTTCGCTACGGCGGTGCCCAAGCTGCGCCGCACGCTTGCCTTCCGCTCACGCCCGTACAAGGCGGCTTCGGACTGGTTCGATCTGTTCAACGAGATCCGCGAGTACAAGCTCACGGACGAGACCGCCGCCCAGATCAGTACCCCGCTGTTGATCACCGACCCGGAGGGCGAGCAGTTCTGGCCAGGCCAGTCGAAGCAGCTCGCCGAGCTGCTGGGCGACCGCGCGCACCGGGTCGAGTTCACCGCCGAGGAGGGCGCCAACCTGCACTGCCAGCCGCTCGGCCGAGCCCTGACCGACGAGCGGGTGTTCGCTTGGCTCGAGCGTCAGCTCGGGGGAGCGCAGCCGTTGGGCCGGTCGGACGCCGGCCAGACATAG